One window of Bacillus sp. THAF10 genomic DNA carries:
- a CDS encoding GTP-binding protein, with amino-acid sequence MQKKVEIYILAGFLGSGKSTLLKNLLLEEQEKGRKVAVLMNELGEYSVDTGIVGTYVALKELLNGCICCTIKDEVEIELLMLYQQEQPDVIYIEATGVAHPVEILDACLSPVIAPYVDVKSIISLVDSKRWIERSHLNDQLQKLLEEQVRYGDQILLNKTDLISTEEQARIQSEVAEINPRAPQFMTSFADIPLSKLRISRDEIEVTGKEELHVHKHLHIQTMTYQFQSEISKSAFEKWLTALPPTIFRVKGFVQFEGDSHTFLIQYSYGLPYMHKQPVNFPKNLVLIGSNLDKEKLKMDLDVLERWNKGTYS; translated from the coding sequence ATGCAAAAAAAGGTTGAAATCTATATCTTGGCTGGCTTTCTAGGGAGCGGAAAATCTACATTGCTAAAGAATTTATTACTAGAAGAGCAGGAAAAAGGTCGAAAAGTCGCTGTGTTAATGAATGAGCTTGGGGAATATTCTGTTGACACCGGAATTGTTGGGACATATGTTGCCCTAAAGGAGCTTTTAAATGGGTGTATTTGTTGTACCATAAAAGATGAAGTAGAGATTGAACTTCTGATGTTATACCAACAAGAGCAGCCGGACGTTATATACATTGAAGCTACAGGTGTTGCGCATCCTGTAGAAATACTTGATGCATGTTTGTCACCGGTCATTGCTCCTTATGTTGATGTGAAATCCATTATCAGTCTCGTGGACTCAAAAAGATGGATAGAGCGTAGCCATTTAAACGATCAGCTTCAAAAATTACTAGAAGAGCAGGTCAGATATGGAGATCAGATTCTATTGAATAAAACAGATCTCATATCAACAGAAGAACAAGCTAGAATCCAGTCAGAAGTCGCAGAGATAAATCCGAGAGCTCCACAGTTCATGACATCTTTCGCGGATATCCCTTTGTCGAAACTCAGAATCAGCCGTGATGAGATAGAAGTCACTGGCAAAGAAGAGTTGCATGTTCACAAACACTTACACATTCAAACGATGACATATCAATTTCAATCAGAGATTTCAAAATCCGCATTTGAAAAGTGGCTGACTGCTCTTCCCCCTACCATTTTCAGGGTTAAAGGATTTGTTCAATTTGAGGGGGATTCCCATACCTTTTTAATTCAATATTCTTATGGATTACCCTACATGCATAAACAGCCAGTTAATTTCCCTAAAAACTTAGTGCTAATCGGAAGTAATTTAGATAAAGAAAAGTTGAAGATGGATTTGGATGTGCTGGAACGGTGGAATAAAGGCACCTATTCATAA